A section of the Carya illinoinensis cultivar Pawnee chromosome 12, C.illinoinensisPawnee_v1, whole genome shotgun sequence genome encodes:
- the LOC122289890 gene encoding uncharacterized WD repeat-containing protein C2A9.03-like isoform X1: protein MLERDSGQSSHCSCLEDGASMLNAVHMEQKKCCGIARPKMSENQGDDAEYMAEEYEMEDVDDEMDDEFRGREMGGSESDIDEYDLSNSKVTTAGQARSGKDIQGIPWDRLSITREKYRQTRLEQYKNYENIPHSGEGSGKDCKVTKKGSSFYEFRRNSTSVQSTILHFQLRNLVWATSKHDVYLMSHFSVIHWSSLTCRKSEPLNVSGHVAPSEKHPGSLLEGFTQTQVSTLSVKDKLLVAGGFQGELICKHLDRPGVSFCSRTTYDDNAITNAIEIYASSSGAVHFIASNNDCGVRDFDMEKFQLSKHFRFPWPVNHTCLSPDGKLLIIVGDNPDGLMVDSQTGKTVTSLRGHLDFSFASSWHPDGLTFATGNQDKTCRVWDARNLSKSIAVLKGNLGAIRSIRYTSDGRYMAIAEPADFVHVYDVRNGYDKEQEIDFFGEIAGISFSPDTESLFIGVWDRTYGSLLEYGRCRNYSYLDSLI from the exons ATGTTGGAGAGGGATTCGGGGCAATCGTCACATTGcagctgtttggaagatggtgcctctATGCTTAATGCGGTGCACATGGAACAAAAGAAATG CTGTGGAATTGCCAGACCAAAAATGTCTGAGAATCAAGGAGATGATGCTGAATACATGGCAGAAGAATATGAAATGGAAGATGTAGATGATGAGATGGATGATGAGTTTCGTGGTAGAGAAATGGGGGGCTCAGAGTCCGACATTGATGAATATGACCTCTCG AATAGCAAAGTTACCACTGCTGGGCAAGCCAGAAGTGGAAAAGACATCCAGGGGATCCCTTGGGATAGGCTTAGCATCACTAGGGAGAAGTACAGGCAAACTAGGCTAGAACAATACAAGAACTATGAAAACATCCCTCATTCTGGAGAGGGATCGGGGAAg GATTGTAAGGTTACCAAGAAAGGGAGCTCATTTTATGAGTTCAGAAGGAATTCAACATCTGTGCAGTCAACCATTCTTCATTTTCAG TTGAGGAACTTGGTTTGGGCTACCTCAAAACATGATGTCTACCTTATGTCTCATTTTTCTGTCATCCATTGGTCTTCCTTAACTTGCCGCAAATCTGAACCTCTTAATGTGTCAGGGCATGTGGCACCATCAGAG AAGCATCCAGGAAGTCTGTTGGAGGGATTTACTCAGACTCAAGTGAGTACTCTTTCTGTTAAAGATAAGTTGCTTGTTGCTGGAGGGTTCCAAGGAGAACTTATTTGCAAG CACCTGGATCGGCCTGGAGTTAGTTTTTGTTCCAGAACAACTTATGATGACAATGCCATAACCAATGCTATTGAGATCTATGCCAGCTCCAG TGGTGCAGTTCACTTCATAGCTTCAAATAATGATTGTGGAGTTAGAGACTTTGATATGGAGAAATTTCAACTTTCTAAGCACTTCCGTTTTCCTTGGCCTGTGAAT CATACTTGTCTGAGTCCGGATGGTAAACTTCTCATAATTGTGGGAGACAACCCAGATGGTCTGATGGTGGACTCCCAAACTGGAAAG ACAGTAACGTCCTTGCGCGGTCACTTGGATTTCTCATTTGCATCATCGTGGCACCCTGATGGTTTGACTTTTGCTACTGGAAACCAGGACAAAACCTGCAGGGTTTGGGATGCCCGAAATCTATCCAAGTCAATCGCTGTTCTGAAGGGAAACCTTGGAGCCATCAGGTCTATCCGCTATACTTCTGATGGTCGGTATATGGCAATAGCAGAGCCTGCTGATTTTGTGCATGTATATGATGTGAGAAATGGGTACGATAAGGAACAGGAGATTGATTTCTTTGGCGAAATAGCTGGCATATCATTCAGTCCAGATACAGAGTCTCTTTTTATTGGGGTGTGGGATCGTACTTATGGTAGCCTCCTCGAGTATGGTAGATGCCGAAACTACTCATACCTCGATTCtctaatttaa
- the LOC122289890 gene encoding uncharacterized WD repeat-containing protein C2A9.03-like isoform X2, whose protein sequence is MSENQGDDAEYMAEEYEMEDVDDEMDDEFRGREMGGSESDIDEYDLSNSKVTTAGQARSGKDIQGIPWDRLSITREKYRQTRLEQYKNYENIPHSGEGSGKDCKVTKKGSSFYEFRRNSTSVQSTILHFQLRNLVWATSKHDVYLMSHFSVIHWSSLTCRKSEPLNVSGHVAPSEKHPGSLLEGFTQTQVSTLSVKDKLLVAGGFQGELICKHLDRPGVSFCSRTTYDDNAITNAIEIYASSSGAVHFIASNNDCGVRDFDMEKFQLSKHFRFPWPVNHTCLSPDGKLLIIVGDNPDGLMVDSQTGKTVTSLRGHLDFSFASSWHPDGLTFATGNQDKTCRVWDARNLSKSIAVLKGNLGAIRSIRYTSDGRYMAIAEPADFVHVYDVRNGYDKEQEIDFFGEIAGISFSPDTESLFIGVWDRTYGSLLEYGRCRNYSYLDSLI, encoded by the exons ATGTCTGAGAATCAAGGAGATGATGCTGAATACATGGCAGAAGAATATGAAATGGAAGATGTAGATGATGAGATGGATGATGAGTTTCGTGGTAGAGAAATGGGGGGCTCAGAGTCCGACATTGATGAATATGACCTCTCG AATAGCAAAGTTACCACTGCTGGGCAAGCCAGAAGTGGAAAAGACATCCAGGGGATCCCTTGGGATAGGCTTAGCATCACTAGGGAGAAGTACAGGCAAACTAGGCTAGAACAATACAAGAACTATGAAAACATCCCTCATTCTGGAGAGGGATCGGGGAAg GATTGTAAGGTTACCAAGAAAGGGAGCTCATTTTATGAGTTCAGAAGGAATTCAACATCTGTGCAGTCAACCATTCTTCATTTTCAG TTGAGGAACTTGGTTTGGGCTACCTCAAAACATGATGTCTACCTTATGTCTCATTTTTCTGTCATCCATTGGTCTTCCTTAACTTGCCGCAAATCTGAACCTCTTAATGTGTCAGGGCATGTGGCACCATCAGAG AAGCATCCAGGAAGTCTGTTGGAGGGATTTACTCAGACTCAAGTGAGTACTCTTTCTGTTAAAGATAAGTTGCTTGTTGCTGGAGGGTTCCAAGGAGAACTTATTTGCAAG CACCTGGATCGGCCTGGAGTTAGTTTTTGTTCCAGAACAACTTATGATGACAATGCCATAACCAATGCTATTGAGATCTATGCCAGCTCCAG TGGTGCAGTTCACTTCATAGCTTCAAATAATGATTGTGGAGTTAGAGACTTTGATATGGAGAAATTTCAACTTTCTAAGCACTTCCGTTTTCCTTGGCCTGTGAAT CATACTTGTCTGAGTCCGGATGGTAAACTTCTCATAATTGTGGGAGACAACCCAGATGGTCTGATGGTGGACTCCCAAACTGGAAAG ACAGTAACGTCCTTGCGCGGTCACTTGGATTTCTCATTTGCATCATCGTGGCACCCTGATGGTTTGACTTTTGCTACTGGAAACCAGGACAAAACCTGCAGGGTTTGGGATGCCCGAAATCTATCCAAGTCAATCGCTGTTCTGAAGGGAAACCTTGGAGCCATCAGGTCTATCCGCTATACTTCTGATGGTCGGTATATGGCAATAGCAGAGCCTGCTGATTTTGTGCATGTATATGATGTGAGAAATGGGTACGATAAGGAACAGGAGATTGATTTCTTTGGCGAAATAGCTGGCATATCATTCAGTCCAGATACAGAGTCTCTTTTTATTGGGGTGTGGGATCGTACTTATGGTAGCCTCCTCGAGTATGGTAGATGCCGAAACTACTCATACCTCGATTCtctaatttaa
- the LOC122289890 gene encoding uncharacterized WD repeat-containing protein C2A9.03-like isoform X3, which produces MSHFSVIHWSSLTCRKSEPLNVSGHVAPSEKHPGSLLEGFTQTQVSTLSVKDKLLVAGGFQGELICKHLDRPGVSFCSRTTYDDNAITNAIEIYASSSGAVHFIASNNDCGVRDFDMEKFQLSKHFRFPWPVNHTCLSPDGKLLIIVGDNPDGLMVDSQTGKTVTSLRGHLDFSFASSWHPDGLTFATGNQDKTCRVWDARNLSKSIAVLKGNLGAIRSIRYTSDGRYMAIAEPADFVHVYDVRNGYDKEQEIDFFGEIAGISFSPDTESLFIGVWDRTYGSLLEYGRCRNYSYLDSLI; this is translated from the exons ATGTCTCATTTTTCTGTCATCCATTGGTCTTCCTTAACTTGCCGCAAATCTGAACCTCTTAATGTGTCAGGGCATGTGGCACCATCAGAG AAGCATCCAGGAAGTCTGTTGGAGGGATTTACTCAGACTCAAGTGAGTACTCTTTCTGTTAAAGATAAGTTGCTTGTTGCTGGAGGGTTCCAAGGAGAACTTATTTGCAAG CACCTGGATCGGCCTGGAGTTAGTTTTTGTTCCAGAACAACTTATGATGACAATGCCATAACCAATGCTATTGAGATCTATGCCAGCTCCAG TGGTGCAGTTCACTTCATAGCTTCAAATAATGATTGTGGAGTTAGAGACTTTGATATGGAGAAATTTCAACTTTCTAAGCACTTCCGTTTTCCTTGGCCTGTGAAT CATACTTGTCTGAGTCCGGATGGTAAACTTCTCATAATTGTGGGAGACAACCCAGATGGTCTGATGGTGGACTCCCAAACTGGAAAG ACAGTAACGTCCTTGCGCGGTCACTTGGATTTCTCATTTGCATCATCGTGGCACCCTGATGGTTTGACTTTTGCTACTGGAAACCAGGACAAAACCTGCAGGGTTTGGGATGCCCGAAATCTATCCAAGTCAATCGCTGTTCTGAAGGGAAACCTTGGAGCCATCAGGTCTATCCGCTATACTTCTGATGGTCGGTATATGGCAATAGCAGAGCCTGCTGATTTTGTGCATGTATATGATGTGAGAAATGGGTACGATAAGGAACAGGAGATTGATTTCTTTGGCGAAATAGCTGGCATATCATTCAGTCCAGATACAGAGTCTCTTTTTATTGGGGTGTGGGATCGTACTTATGGTAGCCTCCTCGAGTATGGTAGATGCCGAAACTACTCATACCTCGATTCtctaatttaa